A genomic window from Salvia miltiorrhiza cultivar Shanhuang (shh) chromosome 5, IMPLAD_Smil_shh, whole genome shotgun sequence includes:
- the LOC130985359 gene encoding uncharacterized protein LOC130985359, whose translation MSAMAQLKPAAYGKLMRVGPEKWARSQSPVTRYSFLTSNAAEALNARLLWARRLPICSMLEAIRMVLEQWFNDRLASAEESDDLLTPEAKQKISAEISKSRRYTAKRTSERKYRVRAGDRRFMVDLQAKSCECNEFDLDGMPCSHAIAAITEAKEPVEDYVEAYYLRSSLVQTYSGAVNHLPPLEHWEIPFEVASDIVLPNLSRRQAGRPRESRIPSAGERPTQRTTTADASSSLGKRAPKTCGLCGSPGHTRRACKGTGWEQ comes from the exons ATGTCGGCTATGGCTCAATTGAAGCCGGCGGCGTACGGGAAGTTGATGCGCGTAGGCCCTgagaagtgggcacgatcacaaAGTCCGGTGACCCGTTATAGTTTTCTTACATCTAATGCTGCCGAGGCTTTGAATGCCCGTTTGTTGTGGGCCAGACGCCTTCCTATATGCTCCATGCTGGAGGCAATCAGGATGGTTCTGGAGCAGTGGTTCAATGACAGACTTGCGTCTGCGGAAGAGAGCGATGACCTTCTTACTCCAGAGGCAAAACAGAAGATAAGTGCGGAGATCTCAAAGAGTCGTCGCTACACTGCGAAGAGGACCTCCGAGAGAAAATACAGGGTTCGTGCTGGTGATCGTCGCTTCATGGTTGACCTTCAAGCGAAGAGCTGTGAATGCAATGAATTCGACCTGGACGGCATgccgtgttctcatgcgatcgcagccattac TGAGGCGAAAGAGCCAGTGGAAGATTACGTGGAAGCTTACTACTTGCGGAGTTCACTGGTTCAAACATACTCCGGAGCAGTAAATCACTTGCCTCCCTTAGAGCACTGGGAAATTCCGTTTGAAGTTGCATCTGATATTGTTTTGCCAAACCTTTCTCGGCGACAAGCTGGTcgaccaagagaatctagaattcCTTCAGCTGGTGAGAGGCCGACTCAAAGGACCACAACAGCGGATGCATCAAGTAGTCTGGGAAAACGAGCACCCAAAACCTGTGGTCTATGTGGCTCGCCTGGCCACACACGTAGAGCATGCAAGGGTACGGGCTGGGAGCAGTAG